One Glutamicibacter mishrai genomic window carries:
- a CDS encoding amino acid permease yields the protein MALGSAIGTGLFYGSSSAIQAAGPAVLLAYMIGGAAVFIVMRAMGEMAVKHPVSGSFAHYASRYLGNFSGFVTGWTFSFEMAIVAIADVTAFGIYMGFWFPQVPQWIWVLAVVLLIATINLMKVKVFGETEFWLAIVKVTAIIAMIVGGAALIVFGFNAPDTDTATGVATLMSAGTLFPNGFMGLLLSFAVVMFAFGGIETIGITAGEADDPSTSVPAAINTVPWRILLFYVASLAVVMMLFDWRQIDGSASPFVQIFDGLGLPAAAHVLNAVVITAAVSAINADTFGAGRMLYAMSVAGHAPKSFGRVSRNGVPWMTVVIMAIVLLVGVVLNALLPEALFTIIASIATFATVWVWIMILASYLAMRRQESKAGRDSSLPREYAVPGGTIAAWAALVFMAFVVVLLALSAETRVALYTGIAWLLLLGVLYKVLVRPAAAIKQDSDSVQG from the coding sequence ATGGCCCTGGGCTCGGCGATCGGAACGGGCCTGTTCTATGGCTCTTCCTCCGCCATCCAGGCCGCCGGGCCCGCAGTGCTCCTTGCGTACATGATCGGCGGCGCGGCCGTCTTCATCGTCATGCGCGCCATGGGCGAGATGGCCGTGAAGCATCCGGTCTCCGGATCCTTCGCGCACTACGCGTCACGCTACCTGGGCAACTTCTCCGGCTTCGTCACCGGGTGGACCTTCAGCTTCGAAATGGCCATTGTGGCCATCGCCGATGTCACTGCCTTCGGCATCTACATGGGCTTCTGGTTCCCGCAGGTGCCGCAGTGGATCTGGGTGCTGGCCGTGGTGCTGCTGATCGCCACGATCAACCTGATGAAGGTGAAGGTCTTCGGCGAAACCGAATTCTGGCTGGCCATCGTGAAGGTCACCGCGATCATCGCCATGATCGTGGGCGGCGCGGCCCTGATCGTCTTCGGCTTCAACGCCCCTGACACCGACACCGCCACCGGCGTGGCCACGCTGATGAGCGCCGGAACCCTGTTCCCCAATGGCTTCATGGGCCTTCTGCTGTCCTTCGCCGTGGTGATGTTCGCCTTCGGCGGCATCGAAACCATCGGCATCACCGCGGGCGAGGCCGACGATCCATCCACCTCGGTGCCGGCCGCGATCAACACCGTGCCATGGCGCATCCTGCTGTTCTACGTGGCTTCCCTGGCCGTGGTCATGATGCTCTTCGACTGGCGCCAGATCGATGGCTCGGCCTCGCCGTTCGTGCAGATCTTCGACGGCCTCGGCTTGCCGGCGGCAGCCCACGTGCTCAATGCCGTGGTGATCACCGCGGCGGTGTCGGCGATCAATGCCGACACCTTCGGCGCCGGGCGCATGCTTTACGCGATGTCGGTAGCGGGCCATGCGCCGAAGTCCTTCGGCCGCGTCTCCCGCAATGGCGTGCCGTGGATGACCGTGGTCATCATGGCCATCGTGCTGCTGGTCGGCGTGGTGCTCAATGCCCTGCTGCCTGAAGCGTTGTTCACCATCATCGCCTCCATCGCGACCTTCGCGACCGTATGGGTGTGGATCATGATCCTGGCCTCCTATCTGGCCATGCGCCGGCAGGAATCCAAGGCCGGCCGCGATAGCTCGCTGCCCCGCGAATACGCTGTTCCAGGTGGAACCATTGCCGCATGGGCGGCGCTGGTTTTCATGGCCTTTGTCGTGGTGCTGCTGGCGCTGAGCGCCGAGACCCGCGTGGCCCTGTACACCGGCATCGCCTGGCTGTTGCTGCTCGGCGTGCTCTACAAGGTGCTGGTGCGTCCAGCAGCTGCAATCAAGCAGGACAGCGACTCCGTGCAGGGCTGA
- the aceB gene encoding malate synthase A — MNSPITLNNITITATPVRYQEQILTSDALDFLSSLHSAFESRRAELMQRRQVNRARIANGRDPKFLEETRSIREDDSWQVAPIAPGLEDRRVEITGPIERKMAINALKSGASVWLADMEDACSPTWQNVIKNQVNLIRILDQELDFTAPDGREYKLNSYELSELPTIVVRPRGWHLPEKHLLVAGTPISGALVDFGLHFFHNAKRLLAAGRGPYYYLPKLENHLEARLWNDVFNMAQDLLGIERGTIRATVLIETITAAFEMEEILYELREHSSGLNAGRWDYIFSIIKNFRSRGPRFVFPDRDTVTMSAPFMRAYTEQLVRACHRRGASAIGGMSAFVPSRKDASINEIAFSKVREDKAREAADGFDGSWVAHPDLVSVAREVYDEVLGENPNQLQRTREDVEVSDTALLNIQSVTGKITERGIRDNIEIGIRYIESWLRGNGAVALRNLMEDAATAEISRSQLWQWIHQSAITDEGEIITRRWVQELAEETMDRMERFEGDRFEEAMEIFEACALRDDFPTFLTKNAYLRYLDAPARTLEMAG, encoded by the coding sequence ATGAACTCCCCCATCACCCTCAACAACATCACCATCACGGCTACCCCAGTTCGCTACCAGGAGCAGATCCTGACCAGCGACGCACTAGACTTCTTGTCTTCCTTGCACAGCGCATTTGAATCCCGCCGTGCCGAACTCATGCAGCGTCGCCAGGTCAACCGGGCACGCATCGCCAATGGTCGTGATCCAAAGTTCTTGGAAGAGACCCGCAGCATTCGCGAAGATGATTCATGGCAGGTCGCCCCGATCGCCCCAGGGCTGGAAGATCGCCGAGTAGAAATCACCGGTCCGATCGAACGCAAAATGGCGATCAATGCACTGAAATCCGGCGCTAGCGTATGGCTGGCCGACATGGAGGATGCTTGCTCCCCGACCTGGCAGAACGTGATCAAGAACCAGGTTAACCTGATCCGTATTCTGGATCAGGAGCTGGACTTCACCGCACCCGACGGTCGTGAGTACAAGCTGAACAGCTACGAACTGAGCGAACTGCCCACCATTGTGGTTCGCCCCCGTGGCTGGCACCTGCCAGAAAAGCACCTGTTGGTTGCTGGCACCCCGATCTCCGGCGCATTGGTGGACTTCGGACTGCACTTCTTCCACAATGCCAAGCGTCTGCTGGCAGCCGGCCGAGGCCCGTACTACTACCTGCCAAAGCTGGAAAACCACCTGGAAGCACGCTTGTGGAACGACGTGTTCAACATGGCTCAGGATCTGTTGGGAATCGAGCGCGGAACCATTCGTGCCACGGTACTGATTGAAACCATTACCGCAGCTTTCGAAATGGAAGAGATCCTCTACGAGTTGCGTGAGCACTCCTCGGGCTTGAACGCAGGACGCTGGGACTACATCTTCTCGATCATCAAGAATTTCCGTTCCCGTGGACCACGTTTTGTCTTCCCGGATCGTGACACCGTGACCATGAGTGCACCGTTTATGCGGGCTTACACCGAGCAGTTGGTTCGTGCTTGCCACCGTCGTGGGGCATCGGCCATCGGCGGAATGAGCGCCTTTGTTCCTAGCCGCAAGGATGCATCGATCAATGAGATCGCCTTCAGCAAGGTTCGTGAGGACAAGGCTCGTGAAGCTGCCGACGGTTTTGACGGTTCCTGGGTGGCTCACCCGGATCTGGTATCCGTGGCTCGTGAGGTATACGACGAGGTGCTGGGTGAAAACCCGAACCAGTTGCAGCGTACCCGTGAAGATGTTGAGGTTTCGGACACCGCTTTGCTGAACATTCAGAGCGTAACCGGCAAGATCACCGAACGCGGTATCCGTGACAACATCGAGATCGGCATCCGCTACATCGAGTCCTGGCTGCGCGGCAATGGTGCAGTGGCCCTGCGTAACCTGATGGAAGATGCAGCTACCGCTGAGATCTCCCGTTCACAGCTGTGGCAGTGGATCCACCAGTCCGCCATCACCGATGAGGGTGAAATCATCACTCGTCGTTGGGTACAGGAACTGGCCGAGGAAACCATGGATCGCATGGAGCGCTTTGAAGGAGACCGTTTCGAGGAAGCGATGGAAATCTTCGAAGCTTGCGCCCTGCGTGATGACTTCCCGACCTTCCTGACCAAGAATGCTTACCTGCGTTACCTGGATGCGCCAGCTCGCACCCTTGAAATGGCAGGCTAA
- a CDS encoding alpha/beta hydrolase, whose protein sequence is MKFKSPAEDLWQPDLLGEGFSYRPLPLADGSTATLVRHRPRKMLRLAPPLRGIAVLYVHGWSDYFFQKELAEFLSEAGADFYALDLRHYGRNLPADHASGLSATISPGFTTDLQEYFEEFDAAHRIISSAHPGTRFVMLAHSTGGLSASMYAAANPNKVDALALNSPWLEFQASEIGRTALARIIQAASTRNPHRYLPTVDPGFYTRTVSNQFNGEWDYDLGWRPVNGFKLTAGFIGAVFAAQAKVKKGLDLQMPTLVMLSAEDYLLPRWHDTATRADVALNVQVVAQRSLDLGRELHVVRLPGALHDIFLSAPMVRAKAYRSLGSWLAALKTRQRDSQLASCIRAVLPEGSQVLDF, encoded by the coding sequence TTGAAGTTCAAGAGTCCCGCCGAAGATCTCTGGCAGCCCGACCTGTTGGGGGAAGGCTTCTCCTACCGGCCCCTGCCCCTGGCCGATGGCTCGACCGCGACCCTGGTGCGGCATCGTCCGCGCAAGATGCTGCGCCTGGCACCGCCGTTGCGCGGCATCGCGGTGCTCTATGTGCACGGCTGGTCCGACTACTTCTTCCAGAAGGAACTGGCCGAGTTCCTCAGCGAAGCCGGCGCCGACTTCTACGCGCTGGACCTGCGCCATTACGGCCGCAACCTGCCCGCCGATCACGCCAGTGGCCTGTCCGCGACGATCAGCCCCGGGTTCACCACCGACCTGCAGGAGTACTTCGAGGAATTCGACGCCGCGCACCGGATCATTTCAAGCGCCCACCCAGGCACCAGGTTCGTGATGCTCGCCCACTCCACCGGCGGGCTCAGCGCCTCCATGTATGCGGCGGCCAATCCGAACAAGGTCGATGCGCTGGCGCTGAACAGCCCCTGGCTCGAATTCCAGGCCAGCGAAATCGGGCGCACCGCCCTGGCCCGCATCATCCAGGCGGCCAGCACGCGCAACCCTCATCGTTATCTGCCCACCGTGGATCCGGGGTTCTACACCCGCACGGTGTCCAACCAGTTCAATGGCGAGTGGGACTATGACCTGGGTTGGCGGCCGGTCAATGGCTTCAAGCTCACCGCCGGGTTCATCGGCGCGGTATTCGCTGCGCAGGCCAAGGTGAAAAAGGGGCTGGACCTGCAGATGCCCACCTTGGTCATGCTCTCGGCCGAGGACTACCTGCTGCCCCGCTGGCATGACACCGCCACGCGCGCCGACGTGGCGCTGAACGTGCAGGTGGTGGCGCAGCGCAGCCTGGATCTGGGACGCGAATTGCACGTGGTGCGCCTGCCCGGAGCGCTGCACGATATCTTCCTGTCCGCCCCAATGGTGCGGGCCAAGGCCTATCGTTCGCTGGGTTCCTGGCTGGCGGCGCTGAAAACCCGGCAACGCGATTCGCAGCTGGCCTCCTGCATCCGTGCGGTGCTGCCCGAGGGCAGCCAAGTGCTCGACTTCTAG
- a CDS encoding histidine phosphatase family protein produces the protein MKLGFVRHGQTQWNLEGRLQGSSDIPLNDTGRAQAREAVEVLGAGGWDVIVSSPLSRARETAQIIADGLGLELGPSYDLLIERDYAQGEGMIEAEALAQWPDKNGGGIEPLASVVDRGLRAIEQIAADYPGKNVAIICHGTIIRYTLSHLAGYKLDTIRNGSVAIVGQDQDGAWQLELVNDEVPAKISG, from the coding sequence ATGAAACTAGGATTCGTCCGTCACGGACAGACGCAATGGAATCTCGAAGGCCGGCTGCAGGGCTCCAGCGATATCCCGTTGAATGACACCGGGAGGGCCCAGGCCCGCGAGGCGGTAGAGGTCCTCGGCGCCGGCGGCTGGGATGTCATCGTTTCCTCCCCGCTTTCCCGCGCCCGCGAGACCGCGCAGATCATTGCCGATGGCCTGGGCCTGGAACTCGGCCCCAGCTATGACCTGCTCATCGAGCGCGACTACGCCCAGGGCGAGGGCATGATCGAAGCCGAAGCGCTGGCCCAGTGGCCGGATAAGAACGGCGGCGGAATCGAGCCGCTGGCCTCCGTGGTGGATCGCGGACTGCGCGCCATTGAGCAGATCGCCGCCGACTACCCGGGCAAGAACGTCGCGATCATCTGCCATGGCACGATCATCCGCTACACGCTCTCGCACCTGGCCGGCTACAAGCTGGACACCATCCGCAACGGCTCGGTGGCCATTGTGGGCCAGGACCAGGATGGCGCCTGGCAGCTGGAACTGGTCAACGACGAGGTCCCGGCCAAGATCAGCGGCTAG